Proteins found in one Drosophila innubila isolate TH190305 chromosome X, UK_Dinn_1.0, whole genome shotgun sequence genomic segment:
- the LOC117793739 gene encoding histamine H2 receptor, whose protein sequence is MTTEDYQNIWLKLNAINTTHKLTDITIDPTSTTDEISSTSPHPEEEEQHFGAALLLWVIINAIILVFILGGNMLTIVAVRTCRNLRSVISNLFILSLAISDFIVGVALPYHVAFYMGMGFNLGRLRGLCLLRFFLFIYACCVSILTLISIAVDRYIAVMYALHYRRYMTRRVAYLIITCNWCVGALVALIPIFWNKWSESQGCEFDEVLLPWYVAGIITPGFVIIWICMLIFYWRIMREASKQAQRLRQSVVYNTHSSHSMLHPDWKSVQIVVFIMGCFTLCWLPYFSVAIAQLFRVCRSNSMIYKSAFSLAIANSALNPIIYSWKNAGFRRAFAQTLCCKSASCCRVDPDVELHLPSDCVKQRIDSNSSFGAATTKSTKHTKSIQNISTPCQGTQ, encoded by the exons ATGACCACCGAggattatcaaaatatttggctTAAGCTAAATGCAATCAACACAACACATAAATTAACCGATATCACAATTGATCCAACATCAACGACTGATGAAATCTCCTCTACATCCCCGCAtccggaggaggaggagcaacaCTTTGGCGCAGCTCTCCTGCTCTGGGTGATCATCAATGCCATCATCTTGGTCTTCATTTTGGGCGGCAACATGCTCACAATTGTTGCGGTTCGCACCTGTCGCAATCTTCGCTCGGTTATCTCCAATTTATTTATCCTTTCGCTGGCCATTTCCGATTTTATTGTCGGAGTAGCTCTACCTTATCATGTTGCCTTCTACATGGGCATGGGCTTCAATCTTGGACGGTTACGTGGCTTATGCCTGCTACGTTTCTTCCTCTTCATCTACGCCTGCTGCGTCTCCATCCTGACTCTCATCTCCATTGCCGTGGATCGGTATATTGCGGTCATGTATGCCCTGCACTACAGACG TTATATGACACGTCGTGTGGCATATTTGATCATCACTTGTAACTGGTGTGTGGGCGCTTTGGTAGCACTGATACCCATCTTCTGGAACAAGTGGTCCGAGTCACAGGGCTGTGAGTTTGACGAGGTGCTGTTACCCTGGTACGTGGCAGGCATAATAACGCCTGGATTCGTGATCATCTGGATCTGTATGCTGATCTTCTACTGGCGCATCATGCGGGAGGCATCCAAGCAGGCCCAAAGATTGCGTCAATCTGTCGTTTACAACACGCACAGCAGTCACAGCATGCTGCATCCGGACTGGAAGAGTGTACAGATTGTGGTATTCATCATGGGCTGTTTCACACTCTGTTGGCTGCCCTATTTCAGTGTGGCAATCGCCCAATTGTTTAGGGTCTGTCGCAGCAACTCGATGATCTACAAGTCGGCCTTCTCGCTGGCCATTGCCAACTCGGCCCTCAATCCGATCATCTACTCATGGAAGAATGCCGGCTTTCGACGCGCCTTTGCCCAGACCCTCTGCTGCAAGTCCGCCAGCTGTTGTCGCGTCGATCCCGATGTCGAGTTGCATCTGCCCTCGGATTGCGTTAAGCAGCGCATCgatagcaacagcagctttgGGGCAGCCACTACTAAGTCCACAAAACATACTAAATCTATACAAAATATCTCAACTCCTTGCCAAGGAACGCAATAA